Proteins found in one Planococcus citri chromosome 2, ihPlaCitr1.1, whole genome shotgun sequence genomic segment:
- the RpL6 gene encoding large ribosomal subunit protein eL6, giving the protein MVEQKTSKKAVAAPKKPAAEAVKKPAATPKKSYAKKSKSLAYGKVKFQAFLFRGKWRFINKAEADKEKNKKLAKVAKLKEQGKQIKEKKKPRPSIVEKPIKGEKNGESRKIHLRRKNYYPSTKKPNAHRARGLYRLHARNFRSSLTPGTVLILLAGVNKGKRVVLLKTLSSGLLLVTGPYLLNGVPLRRVQPCHVIGTKTKLDVSGVKLPEKMNDKFFKRVVEKRKVKKGDKTIFVPKKKSYQPNAERKEFQKTVDQQVLDIIKKHPDKKTLLAYLSAMFGLKNNQYPHRMQF; this is encoded by the exons ATGGTGGAAcaaaaaacgagtaaaaaggCCGTAGCTGCCCCTAAAAAACCTGCTGCTGAAGCCGTCAAGAAACCAGCAGCCACTCCAAAAAAGTCCTACGCTAAGAAATCCAAGAGCTTAGCTTACGGTAAAGTCAAGTTCCAAGCTTTCCTCTTCCGCGGTAAATGGAGATTCATCAACAAGGCTGAGGCCGATAAAGAGAAAAATAAGAAGTTAGCCAAAGTAGCCAAGCTTAAAGAACAAGGCAAACAAATCAAG GAAAAGAAGAAACCCAGACCATCGATCGTAGAGAAACCGATTAAAGGTGAAAAGAACGGTGAAAGTCGTAAAATCCACCTCAGAAGAAAGAACTACTATCCCAGCACCAAGAA ACCGAATGCTCACCGTGCTCGTGGACTTTACCGGCTACACGCCAGAAATTTCCGTTCAAGTTTGACCCCTGGTACCGTGCTCATCTTATTAGCTGGAGTCAACAAAGGCAAACGTGTTGTTTTATTGAAGACCTTGAGCAGCGGTTTATTATTGGTAACCGGACCTTACCTGTTGAACGGTGTACCTTTACGTAGAGTTCAACCATGTCACGTAATCGGTACCAAGACGAAATTGGACGTAAGCGGTGTCAAATTGCCcgaaaaaatgaacgataaatTCTTCAAACGTGTTGTCGAAAAGAGGAAAGTTAAGAAAGGAGACAAGACTATTTTCGTTCCGAAGAAAAAA TCGTACCAGCCTAACGCCGAAAGAAAAGAATTCCAAAAGACCGTAGACCAACAAGTTTTAGATATTATCAAGAAACATCCCGACAAGAAAACATTGCTCGCTTATCTATCAGCTATGTTCGGTCTAAAGAATAATCAATACCCTCATCGTATGCAGTTTTAA
- the LOC135835318 gene encoding two pore calcium channel protein 1-like: MATVNKFGVLGDGYQRFSDDLMINPVHSADIEVQLDHERGNSTFNNRRISSFLNSSHVADTEIELNNPNEYVEDDSNMEMIYHEAAIFLEEGKNNEKFDSHPHESEALPPYLLVHNTWYYSLDLFTSIVLLALALGEDPAVQAFKMPVFLHAFIELVALVIIGIELGMKLRWIGWLTILKHKRTMIKGVTLTVMLLEVFVVLFRQTAHFRVTRALRPIFLVDTHHLGGVRRFIRQILQSLPPIIDMLMLILFFVALFSILGFFLFCTNNHNFATLYDSFVSMFVLLTTANFPDVMMPSYAESRWFSLFFISYLCIVLYLLMNLMLAVVYETFTTIEKEKMKKLYLHKHKGCNLAYDLLVSKNNAKQLRFKLFQGLMRYFAPKKSDRDVVIIFKYLNSCNTGILTKDEFNKIYDAVILRWEPQYANIPWYHSAWMPLQNVCQMAHTIISLRYFEYFFYIITFMNGLTMANRALYQFDIENLDDSAVAFSASWDTVFFSILFGIEVAMKMLGLGTKQFFNSGWNTFDFIATLLPILGLFILNVWPHSYYVVLFRPLKMFRLFKMKKRYRDIIGTVALLSPLIKSAFIVMIVVYYFFAIIGMELFARYDMRDCCKGTVVEDFYQYKLTPNGTTLGYYYLNTFSNIAVSAVTLFELTVVNNWFIVMNGYAAVVHPITRIYFIMFYLFTMIVLTIVVASILEAFRFRIQYKRQTSKRDEEKMLHEEVDLKWEEIMSWIQDFQLLEKLRPELVVGGTTTFIGSRPRSREVLQSRMYRNEIETWLRDASAAREAN, translated from the exons ATGGCTACAGTAAATAAGTTCGGTGTGTTGGGTGATGGTTATCAACGTTTCAGTGACGACTTAATGATAAACCCAGTACACTCAGCTGATATCG aGGTACAGCTCGACCATGAAAGAGgtaattcaactttcaacaacaGAAGAATTTCATCATTCCTTAATTCTAGTCATGTAGCAGATACAGAAATCGAACTAAACAATCCCAACGAGTACGTCGAAGATGATTCGAATATGGAGATGATATATCACGAGGCAGCTATATTTTTAGAA gaaggaaaaaataatgaaaaatttgattctcatCCTCACGAAAGTGAAGCATTACCACCTTATTTATTAGTACATAACACATGGTACTACAGTTTAGATTTATTTACATCGATAGTATTATTAGCCTTAGCTCTTGGAGAAGATCCTGCAGTTCAGGCTTTCAAA ATGCCAGTATTTCTTCACGCGTTCATCGAATTAGTTGCATTAGTTATTATTGGAATCGAGTTAGGAATGAAATTAAGATGGATCGGTTGGTTGActattttaaaacacaaaagGACCATGATAAAG GGTGTTACATTGACAGTCATGTTATTGGAAGTTTTCGTCGTATTATTCCGCCAAACAGCTCATTTCCGAGTGACGCGAGCATTAAGACCTATATTTCTAGTCGATACCCATCATCTTGGCGGAGTTCGACGTTTCATCAGACAAATCTTACAATCATTGCCTCCAATTATTGATATGTTAATGTTGATATTGTTTTTCGTGGcgttattttcgattttgggatttttcttgttttgcaCTAACAATCATAATTTCGCCACATTATACGACAGCTTCGTCAGTATGTTCGTATTGCTCACTACAGCAAA CTTTCCAGATGTCATGATGCCATCGTATGCAGAATCACGTTGGTTTTCgttgtttttcatttcctaCCTGTGCATTGTTTTATATCTTTTAATGAACTTG atGTTAGCCGTCGTTTATGAAACGTTCACTACTATAGAGAAggagaaaatgaagaaattgtaTTTGCATAAACATAAAGGATGTAATTTAGCGTACGACTTGCTAGTATCGAAGAATAATGCTAAACAATTACGGTTTAAACTTTTCCAAGGATTGATGAGATATTTCgcgccaaaaaaaa gtGATCGAGACGTGGTAATCATCTTTAAATATTTGAACTCCTGCAATACCGGAATTCTAACCAAAgatgaatttaataaaatctaCGATGCTGTTATTCTTCGATGGGAACCTCAATACGCCAACATTCCTTGGTATCATTCGGCATGGATGCCTTTGCAGAACGTTTGTCAAATGGCCCATACCATTATATCGTTAAGATATTTCGAATATTTCTTCT ACATAATAACTTTCATGAATGGTTTAACGATGGCGAACCGAGCACTTTATCAGTTCGATATTGAAAACCTGGATGACTCTGCGGTGGCTTTTAGTGCTTCTTGGGATACGGTGTTTTTCTCCATAT tATTTGGCATCGAAGTGGCTATGAAAATGTTGGGACTGGGAACCAAGCAGTTTTTCAACTCTGGATGGAATACGTTCGACTTCATTGCAACTTTGTTACCGATACTCGGTTTATTCATATTGAATGTTTGGCCTCATAGTTATTACGTGGTATTATTCAGACCTCTGAAAATGTTCagattgttcaaaatgaaaaaaagatatcGAGATATCATCGGCACCGTTGCTCTGCTCTCACCTCTGATCAAATCTGCTTTCATTGTGATGATCGTTGTGTATTATTTCTTTGCTATAATTGGCATGGAATTATTTGCACGTTACGATATGAGGGACTGTTGCAA AGGTACTGTAGTAGAAGACTTCTATCAGTATAAATTGACACCTAATGGGACAACATTGGGGTATTATTATTTAAACACGTTTTCCAATATTGCTGTAAGTGCGGTAACACTGTTCGAGTTGACTGTCGTCAATAATTGGTTCATTGTGATGAACGGATACGCGGCTGTGGTCCATCCAATTACTAGAATATATTTCATTATGTTCTATTTATTCACCATGATTGTACTGACGATTGTCGTGGCTTCTATTTTGGAAGCGTTCAGATTCAGGATACAATATAAAAGACAGACGAGTAAAAGAGATG AGGAGAAAATGCTACACGAAGAAGTAGATTTGAAATGGGAAGAAATCATGAGTTGGATCCAAGATTTCCAATTATTGGAGAAATTACGCCCCGAATTAGTCGTTGGG GGCACCACGACTTTCATAGGAAGTCGTCCTAGGAGCCGAGAAGTATTACAAAGTCGTATGTACAGAAATGAAATCGAAACCTGGCTGAGAGATGCTTCAGCGGCCAGAGAAGCCAATTAA
- the LOC135835320 gene encoding cilia- and flagella-associated protein 45-like, whose protein sequence is MTTPTKYRRHPREKETAKNHSKSIMVVERDIVRKLIIPRDKNRKLTTLLSESQFNRIKKNSRLFTDSPIPEDASVETLIEQEQNKIDSLTRQLENLKKDTINNESENEEEQREKQLVLARTEQLKQEQEDEMKQYNSLLLSIKCKAIQDAQVAEKELIKQQLKSHDEAEDAKMENDRKLAEEATRRKREEEYAKKQQYAQFILEQIEQNEKKRFQEMQMIKKESKLMKIKSKQLKDEESQTSEQKATLNLELKKQNQLFNEQIKRNKEQQREQEKLESLKIQEYLKSKIQQEKEYETHRKTKSQLQQRELARLWKLQKTSQSLAQTKDEIITERIQEDIQRKWRQKEIETVRKKLQQNEEERDIRQRQISEKRKYQTIEALQKEEEAKKINNENSKLQQELQLSKIKHEETIQKHKAALLEQITEKERRKKYQREEKLQEGRELQNRLQKRDEIIKQAIEKKIEQIRSSDIPEEYVKKLAKHMKIDGDNLSRLETQT, encoded by the exons ATGACTACGCCGACGAAATACCGCCGGCATCCGCGAGAAAAAGAAACGGCGAAAAATCACTCGAAAAGTATAATGGTAGTAGAACGAGATATTGTAAGAAAACTGATTATACCTCGAGACAAGAATCGGAAACTAACCACGCTCTTATCTGAATCTCAATTCAACCGAATTAAAAAGAATTCACGT CTTTTTACAGACTCGCCTATCCCCGAAGACGCTTCTGTCGAAACGTTGATCGAAcaagaacaaaacaaaatcgACTCGTTAACACGACAACTCGAGAATCTGAAAAAAGACACCATTAATAACGAG TCGGAGAACGAAGAAGAGCAGCGTGAAAAACAGCTCGTATTAGCTCGAACCGAGCAACTAAAACAAGAGCAGgaagatgaaatgaaacaatACAATTCTTTATTATTAAGCATTAAATGTAAAGCGATACAAGACGCTCAAGTGGCTGAGAAAGAACTTATAAA ACAGCAATTAAAATCTCACGATGAGGCTGAAGATGCCAAAATGGAAAACGACAGGAAATTGGCCGAGGAAGCTACGAGAAGGAAACGGGAAGAAGAGTATGCCAAGAAACAACAGTATGCTCAATTTATATTGGAACAgattgaacaaaatgaaaagaaaaggttTCAAGAGATGCAGATGATTAAAAAG GAAtctaaattaatgaaaattaaatcgaaacAATTGAAAGACGAAGAGAGCCAAACATCCGAACAGAAAGCCACGCTaaatttagaattgaaaaaacaaaaccaactATTTAACGAACAAATCAAACGGAACAAAGAGCAACAAAGAGAACAAGAAAAGCTCGAAAGCTTAAAG ATTCAAGAATACCTAAAATCTAAAATCCAGCAAGAGAAAGAATACGAGACGCATCGCAAAACCAAAAGCCAACTACAACAAAGGGAACTAGCTCGTTTATGGAAGTTACAAAAAACATCGCAATCCTTGGCTCAAACCAAAGACGAAATTATCACCGAACGTATCCAAGAAgac ATTCAAAGAAAATGGCgtcaaaaagaaattgaaactgTGAGAAAGAAATTACAACAGAATGAAGAAGAACGCGATATACGTCAACGGCAAATTTCCGAAAAGAGAAAATATCAAACCATTGAAGCTCTGCAGAAAGAAGAAGAAGCTaagaaaattaataatgaaaattccaaattgcaACAAGAGCTAcaactttcgaaaattaaacACGAAGAA ACAATCCAAAAACACAAAGCAGCCTTACTCGAGCAAATAACCGAAAaagaacgaagaaaaaaataccaacgagaagaaaaattacaagaaggACGAGAACTTCAGAATAGGTTGCAAAAACGAGACGAAATAATCAAGCAGgctattgagaaaaaaattgaacaaataag ATCGTCGGATATACCGGAAGAATACGTAAAGAAACTCGCGAAACATATGAAAATCGACGGAGACAATCTTTCACGTCTGGAAACACAAACATGA